The Gossypium hirsutum isolate 1008001.06 chromosome A03, Gossypium_hirsutum_v2.1, whole genome shotgun sequence genome contains the following window.
taggggcaaattggtcattttgcccaagtaCGAATTGTTGAGTGCTATGttgataaagtgattaaataagtgcattttgttattatagattaagaaataccgaatctgaacctagaccgggggaaagccaagtaaatcgactaaatcgactagtcgccacattttgtaatccgaggtaagttgtatgtaaatagtacaactacataaataatatatgtatttgaattgtattgaaattattatagcataaattgcttgattgtggaaatgagaaaatgtgatgagaatagagatagtagaattctcgattgaaccttaggaaataaatcagatattcatgccatgacatttgggtcacttgtgtaagctagtgtaagacataactgggacatgcatcagccacattttgagatccagtgtaagaccatatctgagacaTGGCATTGACATTAAGATGAGTGCCAGGttaagacttgtctgggacatgcttcggcctcgagacgtaagccaatgtaagacatgtttgggacatgcatcggctacaagatgtgtcagtgtaagaccatgtctagaacaTCGCAATGGCACAGATATGCTAgaatttgtgtaagaccatgtctaggacatggcatcggcacctgacCCCATGTTTAAGGCTAAATGAATATCCGATAAtgtccaaatggttcaacggtgaaagaatgatttcaagttaacaaggaaagtataactatgtttgagtggtacaggtacctatatggtatgcaTGAAATGTGAGCtcgatatatgctatatgaggtgtattaaatattgatgagtaagttttacttatgccacttgtgtattatgatacttgttgatgaatggtaaagttatattatatatttatttatgtgcaacttactaagctttatgcttactccctctcctttttcattttcttatagagccgcctatctagctcaaggatcaacggaagttagagatatcaatcacactatcaatcaaagcattcggtatagtttgctttatatttttaaatatggcatgtaagGGAATTTGGCTTTTTTTTgggttattattaattttgccgaatgtgttggcttgggataaatccctcattttgtattaaaccTTAAATGAtagctaacattcattttgatttacatacaaagatgttattttcatagatgagtgAAACACACAAATGGAACGTTGTCTATTTtagctgatttggttgtatgagaTAGTCTTATCTTGATTGTGGTTGTTGTTATGTAGGTTGTGTAGGTAAGGGCAGTAAATacgcttggtagatagccttatattgtccacacaggtagacacacaagcgtgtgtctaagccgtgtatgacgcacggtctgccctatgggcatgtggtccaactgtgtgtcccctgcacgtaaaaatttcaaatcagtatgcatgatagtaaacacacgggtagagacacagctgtgtgtcttagccatgtgatggacacggcctagcacacgggcatgtatcttggtcgtgtgacattttgggtatgttgacgtcagaaatagaatgtccaggtttttgcacacgggctaggacacaggcatgttatggtcgtgtgaaggacacgggctagggacactggcatgtgccaggccgtttgaaaacccctataggtgtgcatttagaattaattccacacagcTAAAGGACACCAGTGTGTCCCTGTATtacttaggccgtgtgagtcacatgggccAATAGCCCGACCATGTCGAattggtcacacgagcgtgttgcccttccatacAGGCATGTGGCCTGtttcaaagaaaattttttataGATGGCTTAAGGACTAGGGTTGAGCCCTAATAATATCCAATGGTCGATTTGGAACTCGTAGGCCTATGATAAGAAGTTTAGAATAGagattgaaaaagttttaaattgagtCAAGTTTGGTGACTTGATAATGTATGAAAGCACAAGTTTAAGGTTAGATAATGCCTCGTATTTCATCTCGACAAAGGGCACAtgtgtagggtgttacattagtggtggtatcagagctatgatttagttggTTCTAAGATAAACCTAGCGAGAGTACGAGTATAACTATACATTCCATAACAGtatatcgatagtgtgacgacttctgatgattataaattgtattttcttatagtaaatggatcttgatagAGCCATGACGGATGACGTGGGGAGTAACGTGCCAGCTCCTGCTGAAGGGATCAcgccagttgagagtgagccTGTAACTATGGGCCAAGGccgaggggctagagaagcctatctctgaatgatggatgcctggtatacggagtttgttcgtgcgaatctgaacactccacctcccccacctcctccgattccttaTTATGCCCCGGTAGCTCCACAAGGCGCGGACTTGATCAGGAGGGAGAAGCCTCATGTAGACAAGATTAGGAAGCAATGAGCCTAGGAATTCCAGGCTAACTTAGATGACGACCCagagaaagtagagttttggttagagaataccatcagggtatttcaTTAATTGTCATCTACGCTTGAAGGGTACgtgaagtgtgcagtgtcactcctatgggattcagcttatcagtgatggaatactctcgtgtccgtTGTACTAAGAGAATGGATCACTTGAAAATTATTCCATGAAGAATTctgaaaaaagtatattagtcaaaggttcgtagatcaaaagaggaaggaattcccAGAGCTAAAGCAAGCCCGAATGTTGGTGacggaatatgaacgtgaatttgtgaggctcagtaagtatgcacgagagtgtgtgtctacagaagccactatgtgtaagaggttcgaggatggtcttaatgaagatatccgagtatttgttggcatcctagaattaagagaatttgtagtgctcgttgagagagcataCAAGGTAAAAGAGTTGGTAAAAGATAGGAGGAAAGCGACTTTTGAGTCACGAGATTCAAAGaggagacagatggggaaatcacatcagtcctcatctaagagatcgaaGGAATCCGCTACCGGATTGAATGCTTCGGTGGGTTTTTCAAATAGAAACAAGAACCGGCAGAACACAACTTCCAGAGCCCAGACCACGCCAGTTACGAGCATCGGTAGTGCTAGGCCGAATAGGCCAGAATGTTTGCAATGTTGTAGGCATCACTTCAGCAAGTGTTGTGGGAATGAAAGGGGTTGTTTTAAGTGTGAATCATTAGAACATTTCATCCATTATTGTCCTGAAatggaagagagagagaaaaagcaagaagtgaaggcaagtagtgctccttTGAGGAGTAGACCACAAAGGAACCCTAGAAGCGAGGTTACTAGTAGAGGTGCATCAAGAGATGCTGTAGTAAGGTCCAAGTGTAGAGCTCTTGCAAGGTCTTATGCTATTCGTGCCTGTGAAGAGGCAAAGTCTCACGCcatgatcacgggtaccttttctatccatgatatatctgttgttTCTTTAACTGGTCTgaggtctacccactcttatatttgtatagaATTGATACCTCATATGAAAATGTTAGTAGAGCCCacaaaatttgtgataaaagtgtccaaccACTTAGGTAGATATGTGctggtagaccaagtgtgtagaaattgtcctttgacaattaggggtcattgttttccggccaacttgatgttgttgacgtttaatgaatttgatgtaatctttgggatggattggttgacttctcatagtgttgtagtggactgtgggagaaaagttattgagtggAAAGGTGAAGATGAAATTGTTCTTCGGGTTGGACCAGATGAGTCGGATACTTTGCCTGTAATAATATCATCTTTGAttgctgagaaatatttgagaaaaggatatgaagctgaCCTAGCTTTGCTGCTGAATACTtaagtgtctgagttgaagattgaattggtaccaatggtttgtgagtttatagatgtgtttccggaggaattacccagattacctctagtaagggaagttgagtttggaattgagttggtcCCCGATACgacacccatctcgattgctccgtataggatggctccaacctaattaaaggagttaaagccTCAACTTCAGGAATTGGCAGATAAAGTTTCACGAGACCTAGTTATGCACCGTGGGGCGCActagtgttatttgtgaaaaagaaagatgggtcgatgaggttatgtatcgactatagatagctcaataaggtaatagtgaagaacaagtatcctttgccaaggatcaatgacatgtttgatcagttaaagggagccactatattttccaaaattgacCTGAGGTTAGGACACTACCAGTTAAGGTTGAAAGAGTAAGATGTATCGAAGACTGCGTTTCAGACAAgatatggccattatgagttcttcgtcatgccctttggtttgactaatgccccgacggtatttatggatctgatgaaccgcattttttgatcgtatctagataagtttgtcattgtattcattgacgacatactgatttactcgcgtgatgagagtgagcacgcaAAGCATTTGAAGACTATATTACAGACCCTGAGAGACAaacaattgtacgccaagttTAATAAGAGCGAATCCTGGCTTAaggaggttggatttctaggacacattgtgtcgtgtgatgggattagagttgacccaagcaaaatctcagctattgttgaatggaaatcgctGAAGAATGTGACTGAGGTTTTAAGCTTTTTGGATTTGGCCTGTTACTATAggcgatttgtaaatggattttctatgatagctacctCGATGACAAGActgctgcaaaaagatgtcaagtttgaacggacagaaaagtgccaacagagtttcgagcaattaaaggctttgttgaccgaagccctaATGTTAGTGCAACTGGAGTCGggaaaggaatttgtgatttatagcgacgcctccttgaatggtttaggGTGCATAGTTATGCTAGAAGGCAAGGTTATATCCTATGCCTtaagacagctaaagccacatgagaaaaattatccgatgCACGATCTAGAGTTGGCCACCATcgtgttcgcattgaagatttggaggcaccatttgtatggagagaaatgtcgAGTATTCATCAATCACAAGAGtattaagtacttgatgactcaaaaagagttAAACTTGCAGCGACGatgatggttagagctaataaaggattatgagttaatTATCGACTACCATTCAGGAAAGGAAAATGTAGTCgctgacgctttgagtagaaaTTCATTGTTCGCTTTAAGAGCCATAAATACTCAATTGTCTATGTCTAGTGATGATCTGgtcctagcagagttgagagctagactggCATTTTTTCGAGAGATCCGtgaagctcaagaaggtgatcaGGAGTTGCAAGTTAAGATGGCTCAGTGTGAGACGGAAAATGAATATGAGTTCCGTATTGGtgttgatggatgtttaatgttcaaaaatagagtttgtgtacccaagggcaatgagcttattcagaaaattctgtGAGAGCcatatagtggttgtttgtccgtccaccCGAGCAGTATAAAAATGTACAACAatctgaagaaaatgtattggtggttagggatgaaaagagatatttcagagtttgtttccaaCTTTCTtgtgtgtcaacaagtgaaggctaaaAACTGAGTACTTCGGGACTACTTTAGTCTATCATGGTcctcgagtggaagtgggatcggatcactatggattttgtaacgggtTTGCCAGTAACcctgaagaaaaaggatgttgtttgggtggttgtggataggctaacaaagtcggcacattttatagcATTGCATACCGATTACTCTCTCAAAAAACTGGCCGACTTGTACATTTCTAAGATTGTGAGGCTAGGAGTGCttttgtcgattatttcagatagagacccaagatttacctcgagattttggaaaaagttacaagaggcattggggacaaagttgagttttagcacgacattccatccgcaaactgacgggtagtcaaaaagagtgattcagattttagaggacATGTTGTAGTATTCtattctcgagtttcaaggtagttggaaaaggtacttgccattggttgaattcacctacaacaacagttatcagacaagtctgaaaatggcgccttatgaggctttgtatgggcaaaagtgtcgaacgcccttatattggactgagctcaaaaAGAGTCTGATTCAAGGGGTAGATTTAATAAAatagactgaagagaaagttcaAGTGATTAGTGACTGCTTCAAGACCGCCTCGAATAGAAaaaaatcctatgcagatttgaaacgaaaggaaattgagtttcacgTCGGcaataaggtatttttgaaagtatcctcgtggaggaaagtcctcagatttagtagaagaggcaagttgagtcctcttTTCATAagaccttatgaggttatcgggagagtaggaccggttgcctatcaaTTGGCTTTGCCAccaaaattggaaaagattcacaacatgtttcatgtatccatgttaagccGATTTAGATCAGACCATTTGCATGTGATTACGCCAATAGAGGTCGAGATTCATCCGTaaatgacttatggcgaagagccagtCAAGATTTTAGGTCGTGAAGTCAAATGGTTGAGGAATAAGAGCatagcactcgtgaaagttttgtggcagaGAAATTGAGTCaaggaagctacatgggaacccgaggagactatgaatGATCAGTAACCGAATTTATTCACCGATGATTTTttaggacgaaaatccctgagggggagaaatgtaacagcccgattttggtcctagtcaaaatagtggtctcgggaccacaaattcaaagtcagagaaattattttgttattattttgatattataacaCGTTTTTAAGAGAGCATGAAAAATTCGGTGAAGTAaatttagcgtttgtgagcttaattgagaaaaaggactaaatcgcataaaataaaaaagtccTAAATCGATAGCTAAAGATGTCAAATAGTTAGAGAACCTagaattgggggtctttaaagggtaaTTAGACCCTTTAGGAAGGCATGGCCGaccataggagacaaaggtggtcaaattttcaaagtttcgtaagttaggtggcttattttgactaaaataggagtaaataaaggaaagatgatatcatcccttttttaTCTTCTTTCTCCACCGAAAATTAGCCATTGAAGGGGGTTTGAAATCTTAAAAATTTAAGCAACTTGTAATCCTCACAAGTAAGTGTGTCcttgtattgcttaggccgtgtgagtcacacgggccaaTAGCCCGACCATGTCGAattggtcacacaggcgtgttgcccttccacatgcacgtgtgccctatttcaaagaCAATTTTTTTATAGATGGCTTAAGGACCCAAGTTGAGCCCAAATAGTATCCAATGGTCGATTTGAGACTCGTAGGCCTATGATAAGAAGTCTAAAATAGAGattgaaagttttaaattaaattgagtttGGTGACTCGGTAATATATGAAAGCACGAGTTTAAGATTAGATAATTCCTCGTATTTTGTCCCGACGAAGGGTACAgttgtggggtgttacattatcgaGCTCACATAACCAGTAATCATGCAATTCCAACCCataaatttgcgtccaaattaaaaccattagTAATATATCATAAAGTCCATAATATgtgcctacgaggcccaaaatatgctttggaagtggttcgggactaaaccaagaactttaaaaatttttacaaaactttgaaaattttgcacTAAACtggggacacacgtccgtgtggaaaGGGGACACACCCATGTAggcaggctgtgtggtcacacacgcccttgTCCCAAACCTACGTAACTCTCTATTGACACCAAAGAACAAATTGAGGAcacaaggccaagtcacacgcccgtgtgctaggtcgtgtgatcaattttaaatttatgattttttattaaataggCGCAGACTTCACACGACTGAGTCCAAGGCCCTGTCCCTCACACGGCTTAGACATACGGCCTTTAatattgagcattctgttttgcaaaaattagggtgtaggggacacatggcctaaacacatgcctgtggggcaagccgtgtgtcgcacacggcctagacacacgtccatgtgtctacccgtgtggataaaaataaggctatttaccaagccatttttccaccctttaatgcacacacctgcacaaaataacatatcacaaatccaagcatatacatacaactaaTATCCACAACTAAGatatcaacacatcattcatgaaAGGCATCATTATATGATTATACTTATAACCAACTTTAGCCCATTTCCAGTGacattatacaaaatgaatttctaaccaatataggccaacacatttggccaaatcagttatgacacataacaaaatgaacaagtcctctatacatgccataactcaaaatgttgaattcatcGGTACCAAAATATTGGTTGATAGTTTGAatggatctccgacgatctccgaaccccgagctagcttggtgacactataagacaaagaaaaggaagaagagtaagttatatagcttaataagttcctatgcaaataataagcatcataaccacacaattaacatacaattaacatgatgaagaTTAGCATGAATGCTACcaaaatctcatagtcataacttactcaatcacaatcccatcaaaagttcatcacataacgagctcattacttatgagttttatgtacaaacctgtaccaactcgcaacataaccATATCCTTTCGCAGACATTCCCATTGAACACTTAGAATATTAACGGATACTCGGAAATCTTGCACACAAGTGCcatatatatagctgaagctaccCATACCTCATAATACATATGGGCTCGTTTTCGAGCTAttcatgggcctgctcacacaagctgttagtcaagatgtagctacacaatgctgctcaaaCAAGCAGtcaggtacccgcaacacatgccagactacccagccactggcaggacgtacaagactagcacccggattACATAATCGCAtatacacatgggttcctagtgacatgtcactcgtatcctattctattcctaaggttcaacagggatttctcgcttgtcaaaactttgtcgaATACATCCAAATAgttaatcacaattcatacaatattaaagcatttaaaacataaatataacaatgcattatttacatacgaacttacttcggtacaaaaatagtaaaattggaactaatcgtcaaacactttgtttttcccctgatctaggtccgaacctcatttttcttgatctataataacaaatttaactcatttaatactcaaattattcaatttaggccaaaaatcatattatgccaaaattacatttttgcccctaatgttccacatttttatgatttagtccctaggctcgtaaattgaaatgcattcaatttcatcaaaacccaagcctatccgaaccattttcatacttatagcaacccacattttccacttaaacacacttttactacttattttataacttttacaaataggtccttttttacatttttatcgaaaatcacttagcaaaagttgtttatctaacaccaaacatgcattttctaccattagagatcaaaataaacaaatatataacatgggtaaaattttaaacttcatctttctttcaaattagtccttgaaatagctagattaggttacaaggatctcaaaaacatgaaaatcattaaaaacggggctagaatggacttacaatcgagcttggaagcttgacaaaccCTAGATATGTCTTCCTCTTGTAAATTTCAGCcgggggactaaattgatgaagatgaagacttttatttagttattttggctttatttaacaaagaaccaaaatacccttcatgcgtatctttaaaatttcacctaatcaTGTCCATCATTGTCCATATAATTAAaaagtggtctaattaccatctaaagaacttcaatttaaaatttcatagcaattagacacctctagcttctagaacacacattttgcacatattacaatttagtccttttaactaaattgagtgcccaatcgataaaattttcgaatgaaattttcacgaaacaaTTCCATGAAACTGTAGaccatagaaatataataaaaataaatctttctacgtcgaatttgtggctccgaaaccactattctgatttggccctaaaacgggctgttacagctctcctccctttagggatttttatccccaaaaatcttaccagaaaagaggtttgggtactgttttctcatagcttcctcaggttcccatgtagcctcttcgacctcatgtctttgccacaaaactttcactagggctatgctattatttctcaactatttaacttcCCAAGCTAAAATCTTGATCGTTCCTTATCATGAGTCATATCATGTTGTAACTCAATCTTtgtggagaaatcacatgtgagggatcagaacGGTATCgccgcaacatcgacacatgaagcACATTATGAAGCCTTTCTAACCTTTTctgtaaagctaaccgatatgccactggcactattctttcagtaatctcgcACGGCCCAATGGAAcatggacttaacttgcctttacggccaaatctcagaatcttcttctaCAGAGgtacttttagaaataccttatcaccgatctgaaattcaatattttttcttttcaaatctatgtacgacttttgtcgatctgaagtgACTTTCAAGCAATCATggattaccttcactttttcttcggtttgtCTAACCAAGTCAACCCCATGAATATATCTCTcattgagctcagtccagtacaacgaGTTCGACACTTGCAGCCATATAATGTGATCGCGAGATCTCGTGATAggttttcaatatttataaatactcattcttaaactaactattatcgcaatgtaggcaagtgtacctatcaaacagtagtatagttttagcaagaccagatcgtcaaacccaaaggaactaaaagtactagtaatgactatctttttattatctagcctaagaataaagaggttttgttttaattaactaattatctaaactaaaaatgcacagagaaaagaattggggaattacttctgggaaaaatcgattgacttaagacaatacctaaggaaaaatccacctagactttacttgttattctggctccgaatcggacgatttattcatccaacttgttccgtagagatccctaagttatgttattatccctattcaagactaataacgtctaatccctagattgaataaccgagacttttctctaattaacactctaatgatgcattaactcgatctatggatccctttattaggtttcaccctaatacgaaaaaatcttgtcaccctatgtctaggcgtacaatcaactccgcttaattatgacaaatgtactcttagaaagggtctattcctcctctgattaagagcatgtcttgaatcagtatgctgggatatcaaaacaagaattaagaacaagttaaatatttatcatacgatttaaaaaataacaacaagattcgtcttaggtttcatccccttaggtatttaggggttttagttcataactaaataagaaaacatctcagaagaataaagaatacaaaacataaagaaaactcaaaactcctgaagggaaattgaggagaaatcttcagtcttgatgatgaatcctgcttttgagatggatcaatcggcttccttggagtaattccttgccccatattctccgtctcccttttcttcctcctctagggtgtatttataggccttggaatgcctaaaagccttcaaaattagcctttttcatattggactcaacttgggctcagtagggacgcgcccgtgttcgattacttcaggccgtgttcgagcctgccaaattgacacggccgtgtggtctgcccatgtgaggaggtccaggctgtgttgatttcgtactttggcccattttcttcgtttttggcccgttcctcgttcctttcactctcctatgctctcctaagtataaaacatgaaattaaagcattaggagcatcaaattcaccaattctaatgggaaatcatccataaaatgcattaaacatagggtaaaaaatatgtataatttacggtttatcaaatacccccacacttaagcattttcttgtcctcaagcaaaattctcaactcataatcaaaataaattcttctcaacttataatttctatcgataatatctcacattaatccataagtaatcatacattgagaattcaactaaaagaacataaaagttccaaacattccaagttgagcattttattcatgcaaacataggtgtctcccctcatctaagtaattacctttgactcagaatatcacagagttttacatcatcactaaagattcactcaaatcactcgaggtgtttaaggacaataaatgaagcactcaatagtcaataataaaaactcattatcataggcttgcatgaaaatcaaatctccaccactataattaaagattatacatcaatcaaaaggtctttagagggttgtattgaggcttggttagggggtgtggtcacaagctgaaggaaagggttagaattgaggttgaattgaaaaattgcctaactagaaaagcgttaatcttcacttgcgtacaatagagcttcttctcagaatatggaattactaataaatatacatagttttttttttaagaacgcgttaaataatatagactaactattaagaacaaaacatagctaaacaatccattcaactcaaatctcgacaaaaatagggattaatttaggggatttcaacaataatgggttaagggttaatattaagggtaatacaaagaatggtttgttaggctcaagggtgtttactaggggttaatcatggaggtaggcttttcatggcatgagtgggttaatcctaagtgccttaatcattttgacatatcaaatcaaatggtgtggtctcaacatgcataatcaagtaagttctagaacaacagttcaatactgacgcactcaaagcaataataaaagtgagcatgaaagaattaatagatgctcaaaaggctaaaaaatctcacaaaaattatggctttttgatgtttaacaaCCTtcgaattccaactcaaagtaatacctaaactttggggaaacagcctaagattttaaattcttaaaaatcaacttatcatgcttgattctctaatgtcttaaagtttaaacaatcaatgcataattgcctatgttttaattcaagatataacaatcaaaatcataaattaatttaaatttatcctaaatatgatatgaaagcttttcatgagaacaaggcaatcattcagggatttttctgataatgaaataaatattccccccacacttaagacgtACGTTGCCCCCAATGTACAACGATAGATATtaaagaagtgaaacttcctgtattaagAATGGATGATATTCTTGGATTGACGAGATCGAGTATTAGAGATAACTCTGGATG
Protein-coding sequences here:
- the LOC121218261 gene encoding uncharacterized protein; this encodes MGKSHQSSSKRSKESATGLNASVGFSNRNKNRQNTTSRAQTTPVTSIGSARPNRPECLQCCRHHFSKCCGNERGCFKCESLEHFIHYCPEMEEREKKQEVKASSAPLRSRPQRNPRSEVTSRGASRDAVVRSKCRALARSYAIRACEEAKSHAMITGTFSIHDISVVSLTGLRKVIEWKGEDEIVLRVGPDESDTLPVIISSLIAEKYLRKGYEADLALLLNT